A single Streptomyces mirabilis DNA region contains:
- a CDS encoding NPP1 family protein produces MQKSSRVRRASLILGSAVALVVAFPSSALAAPPKALPANADDLEKTWQPAYDYDTDGCYPTPAIGPDGTINGGLKPSGSPSGECHDISDLDNTNGYSREKCNNGWCVILYGLYFEKDQATIGGHRNDWEHVAVWVQNNQAKYVSTSAHGDFNVYSADQVLWDGTHPKIVYHKDGLSTHDFRLANSGDEPPENGYHTWQYPALVGWNGYPAGLRDKLSAYDFGSANFGLKDANFAAHLTKAMPAGISFDPNA; encoded by the coding sequence GTGCAGAAGAGCTCGCGCGTACGCAGGGCCTCTCTCATCCTCGGCAGCGCCGTCGCGCTGGTCGTCGCCTTCCCCAGCAGCGCGCTCGCCGCCCCGCCCAAGGCCCTGCCCGCCAACGCGGACGACTTGGAGAAGACCTGGCAACCGGCGTACGACTACGACACGGACGGCTGCTACCCCACGCCCGCCATCGGCCCCGACGGGACGATCAACGGCGGCCTCAAGCCGTCGGGTTCACCCAGCGGCGAGTGCCACGACATCTCGGATCTCGACAACACCAACGGCTACTCACGCGAGAAGTGCAACAACGGCTGGTGCGTGATCCTCTACGGCCTCTACTTCGAGAAGGACCAGGCCACGATCGGCGGGCACCGCAACGACTGGGAGCACGTGGCGGTCTGGGTGCAGAACAACCAGGCCAAGTACGTCTCCACGTCCGCGCACGGCGACTTCAACGTCTACAGCGCCGACCAGGTCCTGTGGGACGGCACCCACCCCAAGATCGTCTATCACAAGGACGGTCTGAGCACCCATGACTTCCGGCTCGCGAACTCGGGCGACGAGCCGCCGGAGAACGGCTACCACACCTGGCAGTACCCGGCCCTGGTCGGCTGGAACGGCTATCCGGCGGGTCTGCGCGACAAGCTGAGCGCCTACGACTTCGGCAGCGCCAACTTCGGCCTCAAGGACGCCAACTT